The following nucleotide sequence is from Gemmatimonadales bacterium.
CCGCTGGCTCACCGCCAATCCGGCCTGGGCGCTGGGCATCGACAGCAGCACCGGCACGCTCGAGCCCGGCAAAGCGGCCGATGTCGTCGTCTGGTCGGGCGACCCGTTCTCGGTCTACAGCACGGTGGAGCAGGTGTACAACGACGGCTGGCTGGTGTTCGATCGGAAGGACCAGCCCCGCCGTCCGGAGACCGATTTCAATCTCGGCACGAGCGAGCCGGGGGTGGGGCGATGATCCGGTGGACGGTTGGTCTCGCGGGCGCGCTGGGGGCCATGGTGCTGGCCGCGGCGGTCCCGTGCGTAGCGCAGAGCGTGGCGATCACTGGAGGCACCGTTTACCCCGTCTCCGGGCCCAAGATCGAGCACGGCACCGTGCTGCTTCGGGACGGCGTGATCGTCGCGGTCGGTGCCGGTGTGCCCGTGCCTGCGGGCGCGACCATCATCGATGCCACCGGCCGATGGATCACGCCGGGCCTCATCGCTTCGGCCACGACGCTCGGGATCAAGCTGTTCGAGAGCAACGCCGAGCTGGAGACCGAGGAAGACACCGTGGCTGGGGACGTGAACGCCGCCGTCAACCTGGCGGACGCGCTGGACCCGGCCTCGGTTACGATCCCAGTGGCTCGGCTCCAGGGCATCACCACTACGCTGGCGGTCCCCTCCGGCGGGCTGGTCGCGGGCCAGGCCGTGCTCTTCGACCTGGCCGGCGACCGACTGCCTGACCTGGTGGTCCGCTCGCCGGCCGCGATGGTGGCCGATCTCTCGCAGTCGAGCAAGGGCGCCGGCGGAGGCAGCCGGGCGGGTGCGGCCGCGCGGCTCCGCCAGCTGCTCCGCGATGCCCGCGAGTATCAGCGGCGGAAGAGCGATTTCGAGCATGCCCGGATGCAGCCGCTCTCCGCCCCCGGGCCGGATCTGGAGGCGCTGCAGCCGGTGCTGGAGGGTCAGCTACCCTTGCTCATCACCGCCAACCGCCGGAGCGACATCGAGACGGCGCTCCGGATCGGGCAGGAGTTCGGGATCCATCTGGTCATGCGCGGCGCCGCGGAGGGGTGGCAGATGGCGGCCGAGCTGGCGCAGGCGCGGATTCCCGTCGTGGTCGAGCCGCTCACGGATGTGCCCACGTTCGACGCGCCCGGCGCGCGGCTGGACAACGCGGCCCTGCTCCAGGCAGCGGGCGCGACGGTCCTCATCGCACAGACCGATCTCGCGCAATTCCGAGACCTGCGTCAGGCGGCCGGCAACGCGGTTCGTACCGGCCTCGGCTGGGACGCAGCGCTGCGGGCGGTGACGCTCGGACCGGCGGAAGCGTTCGGGGTTGGGGAGAAGTACGGGTCACTCGAGGCGGGGAAAGTGGCCGATCTCGTGGTCTGGTCGGGCGACCCGTTCGAGTTCGCCAGCCGGGTAGAGCACGTCTTCATCCGAGGGCGGGACCTGCCGCTGGTGAGCCGGCAGACCGAGCTGCTGCAGCGCTACCGGAGGCTGCCGCCGGCGTATTGAGTCGTCACCGGCCGCTGTCCGGAGCCACAATCTCTCCGGAGCCACGATCTGTCATCCCGAGGAGCGCGGCGCTCCGATGACAGTTCGGGGTGATTTCGTGCTCCGCGATCAAGCTGATCTACAGGTCACCGGGGCGGGCTCTCCACCTCGAAGTCGGCCCGGCAGCCGCTTGTGACCCAGATCCGATTGGCGTCCGAGCCCCAGCTCTGCCCCTCGGTGCAGGGTGCGTCGCTCAGCACCTTGACCAGGCGTACGCGGCCACCGCTCGGAATGGCACACTCCTTTCGATCGCCACCTTGCGACTCGCAGGTGACCTGCCGCACCTGCCCAGGCCCCTGGCCAGGCCCCTGGCCAGGGGTGATGTCTTCTCTCCGCCCACCTGCCGGAGCCCCAGGCGCAGTCCGGAACTGCACCACCTTTCCGATGCGATTGATCCGGCACTCGCCGCGTCCACCCCGTCGCATGCTCCAGTCGACCCGGATCAGTCCCTCGCCCTCACGCGAAGCCACCGAGGTCGTCACCTGGGCGTTCGGAGTGCCGGGGAACCGCCGCAAGACCTCCTCCCGGCAGGCACGCAGGGCCTGAAGGTCGGCCGCCGCGTCCGGCCGATTGAGATCGTATCCCGGCCGCCGCTTCGACTTGAGCTCGAACTCGGCGCGGCAGCCACCGGTGACCCAGATCTTCCGATCGTCCCACCCCCAGGAGCGCCCCTCCAGGCAGGGGCTCGCGCTGATGACCCGGACCAGCCGCACGTCCACGCTCTCCGGGAGGGGGCACTCGTTCCTGCGGTTCTCGCGGGACTCGCAGGTGAGCCGGCTCCTCCCGCCGGTGGCGGTCGGTTGGTTGGGATCGGCCCGGATTGTCCTGAAATCCACCACCTGTCCTTGGGCGTCGACCAGGCAGGTGCCCGCGGCGCCCCGCGGCGTACGCCAGCTCACCCCGAGATTTCCCTTGCTGTCGCTGCGTCCCGGCGTGACGGTGATCTGCCCGTCCGGGACCTGGGGCATGCGGCCCGAGACCTCGTTCTTGCAGGCCAGGGCGGCCGTGTTGCGGTCGAGCGGTCCGGTGACCGATACCGGAACGGGCTGGGTGAGGTTCTTGGCCTCGACCCGGACCACCCGTCCGCCCTCGATCACGCAGACCCCCGAGAGACCGCGGGCGGTCCGCCAGTTCACCACCGAGGGGGAGACCTGGCCCACGGTCACCTCGGAGGAGTCCGAGCCGCTGAACCTCGCGTACACCGCCTGGCGGCACCCCTCCGTCGGGGTGGATTGCTGCGCGTCGAGCCGGAGCGTGACGGTGACCGCGAGCAGCGCGAGCACGACGCTGGGAGAGCGGAATGGGGAGAGCATCGACACCTCCGAAGCGCTGGCCGGGACCTTGGGTGCGAGCGATAAGGGAAAGCTAGCCTCGGGCGTAGGAGACGCTACGCTCGTGTTCCACTGGGCTGCCGGTAAGGGCCCGCTCATAGAGCGCGGGAAGGTGGCTTCGGCTCACCATGCCGGTCAGACCCAACGCGGCCACCAGCGTCCTACCCGCCGACAATACTCCTTGTACTCACCCCCGAACGTCCGGCGCAGCGTGGGTTCCTCGTACACTATGACGAACAGGTGCATCAGCACCAGGAACCCGGCTCCGTAGACGAAAAGCGGCAGGGATTCATAGTAGAGTGCCGCACCAAGCAACGCGGTGGTCGCTCCTACGTACATGGGATTCCGCACCCATCGGTACGGCCCCCGAACGACCAGTCGACGAGGAGGATCGAAAGGCGCCGGCGTCCCCCGGCCGATGAAGGCGAACGTCAGGATACAACTCACGGCCAGCGTTCCGCCCGCAACCGCAAGGAGGATCCCCAGCACCTGTATCGCTCCCACCTGACCGGGGGCGGCGATGCCGGACCGAGCCACCACCTGCGCCGGTAGAAACACCAGTAGAAGGCCGATGAAGAGACTGGCGTAGACAACGGCTCGAACGAGGGTGAACATGGCTTTGGCGATGGGCGAAAAGTTAGCCTCCTAGCAGCCAGCCTCGGAGGGTGGTCTCGGCGTGATGAGCAGCTGCCGGAAGCGCTGGTCGGCGGCAATCGGTGCGAAGGGTGGGTCGCAGCGCAGGTGCACTTGTGAGTGGAGATCACCCCGGTCTTCGACACTGGCCAGCCACGGCAGGGCACGATCGATGTCGCCGAGCCCGGCGTACGCCTCGGCCAGCCAGACCGCGGTGTGCAGGGGCGTCGGTGAGTAGGCCGCGGCCAGCGAGTCGGCGTGTCGCAGGAGGGCCCGCGCCTCCTTGAGCCGGCCGGCGCGGGCTTCCGCCAAGGCACTCCCCGCCAGCGCGTTCACGATCTCGATATCGTCGCCGAGCCGCCGCGCCGCGTCGAACGCCGCGGCGCCTTTCGCAAAATCGCCATGTTCGATCGCGACAAATCCGCCTACCTCCCTGGGGAGGATGTAGTTCGCATCCAGCGCGACGGCGCTGTCCACCCACGCCTGGGCGCTGTCATATTGGTGCCGCCAGTAGTACGCCTGCCCGAGGAACGCGGCTCCCTCGGCATAGGTGGGCGCCACGGTCACACTGCGATGCCACGCCTTCATGGCTCCCGTGAAGTCACCGGTCTCGGCCATGCTCATCGCGAGAACGTGCCAGGCCGGACCTGACGCGGAGTCGAGAACCAGGGCGCGGCGAATGGCGCGGAAGGCAGGCGTCAGGTCCGTCGGGTCGACCGCGCGACTGACCATTGCCTGGGCAACCCAGGCCTCCGCGCTCCCGGAATCGGCGGCCCGAGCGCGCTCCACGGCCAGCACCGCCAGGCGCAGGGTGCTGTCCCGGGAGATTCCCGGCAGCGAGAAGTTCCGGATGTAGGCGCGGACGTAGGCCTTGGCGAGTCCGGTCCAGGCGGGCTCGTGGGTCGAGTCGCGCCGCACGATGGCGCTGTAGTCGGTGATCGCCGCGACGACGCCCGCCCTCGTGCGCCGGTCGAGACTGTGTTCCGCGCGCGCGTCCAGCGCCGCGAGCTCCGAGCCCGGCCGTGGCGGAGCTGGGTGGGCGTGGACCAGCTGGAACGCCAGCGCAGCCAGCCCGCCGATACCGGCGAACCAGGCCCACCACGGCAGGCGCCGACCGGCGGTGGGTCGACGCTTCCGGCCCACCTCTCCGGATGTGGGGGCGTCTCGCAGGGTGGCGCCGAAGGCGGCCGCTGTCGGGAACCGGTCCGCTGGGACCTTTGCAAGCGCTCGGACGATGGCGGCATCGATATGCTCCGGGACGGCGTCACGGACCGTCCGAAGCGGTGTGGGCGGCACAGTCATCAGCTTGGCGATCACCGCCCGTCCCGTGGCGCCGGTGAACGGCGGCTCGCCCGCCAACATCTCGTACACCACCGCACCGAGGCTGTAAATATCGCTCTTGCTGTCGAGTCGCCGCTCGGCGGTGGCCTGCTCCGGGCTCATGTAGTGCGGGGTGCCGACGCTGAGGCCGGTCTCCGTCAGCCGCTCGCCGCCCGCCTCGTGCAGTGCGAGCGCGATGCCGAAGTCGGTCAGCATCGGCTCTCCCTCGTGCAGCAGGATGTTCTCCGGTTTCACATCCCGGTGGATGACGCCGCGCTGGTGGGCATACTCGAGCGCCCCGGCGATGGCACCGGCGATCGCGAGCGCCTCAGGGACTCCGAGCTGTCGGTCCCGCGCCAGCCGATGTCGCAGCGACTCTCCCCGGACGAGGGGCAGCACATACCACAGGAATCCGTTGCTTTCGCCGGAGTCGATCAGGGTGAGGATGTGGGGGTGGTCGAGCTTCGCGGTGACTCGGATCTCGGTCAGGAAGCGCTCGCGGCCCAGCACCGCTGACAGCTCAGGACGAAGGACCTTGAGAGCGACATCCCGGTCATGCCGGAGGTCGCGGGCGAGGTAGACCGTGGCCATGCCCCCCTGGCCCAGCTCCCGCTCGAGGCGGTAGCGATCCTGGAGCGCGCTGATGAGGCTCGGCGGAACCAGCGTCATGGGCACCGGTTTGGGAGTGTGAATACCCAATCTGCCGGTCGAAGAAGAGCCACGCCACCATCGCCGAGCTCCGGGCCACTCCTCCACGCTGGTATGGGTGATCCAACACAACATTCCCACCCGTCGTACCGAATGACCTCGGGGTCAATGTCACTCTGCCAGGAATAGAAGACGGTCGCCTTCATGAGGGCACTCGCTGCCGACTGTCACCGGGGAGGGCTTCAGGAATGACGTAAGCTGCAATGCATCAATCGCTTGCGTAAGCAACCTGAAAGTGGAGCCTGCAGCTCAGTCAGTGAACTCAGATGAGCCGACTGTCTCTCCCTGCTTGACGCTCCCCAGCTTCGGGATATATTCGGTATTGTGGTCCGAACACACGCCGCCCCCGGGGTGCCCTATGTCTTCCCCTCAGCTCTCCCCCTCCCCTACCATCGCCACGCCGGCCGGCTCCGCTCACACCCGCGTCTGCCCCGAGTGCGCCGGCCCGCTGGTACGCTCCTCCGGCTGTCTGAGCTGCACCCAGTGCGGGTGGGGACGATGCGGGTGACGCGGGTGACGGCATCCGCCGCTCGAGATCGGCCGGCGGCACAACTCGACCTGTTGCCCGGCCAGTCCGCGCCGGCCGGCTGGTCCCTGCTCGACCAGCGCGAGCGCGGCACCCGCTTCCTGGCGCTCTCCGTCCGCTCGGCGCTCAACACTCCGGCCACCACCCGCATGGGGTTCTGGTCCATCAATCCCTACGTCGGGTGCGAGTTCGGCTGCACCTACTGCTACGCGCGAGACACCCACCGTTACGCCATGGAGCGCCACGGGGCCGACGGCGAGGAGCCGATGCCCGCCTGGCAGGCGTTCGAGAAGCGCATCCTGGTCAAGACCGACATCGTCGAGGTGCTGGCCCGCACGCTCGATCCGGCCCGGCTCGCCGGGCACTCGCTGGTCATCGGCACCGCCACCGATGCCTACCAGCCAGCCGAGCGGCGGTTCCGCCTCACCCGCGGCATCCTCGAGCTCCTGCTGCGCTACCGCGGTCTGTCCATCGGGCTCATCACCAAGTCGCCGCTGGTCACCCGGGACCTGGGGGTGCTTCAGCGGCTGAGCGAGCGGCACGAGGTCACCGTCAACATCTCCCTCGCCACCGCCGATCCCCGGCTGGCCCGGCGCCTCGAGCTGCGCTCGCCCATGCCGGCGGTCCGGCTCAAGGCGCTCCGCCGCCTCACCGAGGGCGGGGTCCACGCCGGACTGCTGGTGGCCCCCATCGTCCCCGGCGTCACCGACGATCGGGCTGGACTCTCGCAACTCATGGCGGCGGCGAAGGCGGCGGGCGCCCGCTACGTGGTCGGGTCGGCGCTCCGGCTCGGCCCCGCGGCACGGCACCGCTTCCTTCCCGTCCTCACCCGCGAGTTCCCCCACCTGGCCCGGCGCTACGAGCGGCACTACGCCCGGCGCGAAGGGGTGAGTCCCGCCTATCAGCAGGCGCTGAGCCGCCGGCTGCATGAGCTGCAGCGGCTCCATGGATTCCCGGTCGACGAAGGCATGCGAAGGAAGCAGCAGCTCGAGGGGCACGAACCGCGCGCGGTTCCCGCTCCCGAACAGCCGTCCCTGCTGTAGCCGCCAGTATGCCCCGCTCCGTCCTCTTCATCGATCCTCCCGCGTTCTGCACGTCCCTCGAGGGGCTCGTCGCCCCCGCGCTCAGGACCCGGCCGGTGGCGGTGGCGCCGCCCGGCGCCGATCGCGCCACCATCATCGCGCTGTCGGCCGAAGCGCGGCTGGCGGGAGTCTCCCAGGGGATGCCGGTGCGGCAGGCCCGGAAGATCTGCCCCGACCTGGTGCTGCTGCCGCCCAATCCGGTGCTCTACGCCCGCGCGTCGCGCGCGCTGCACGAGATCTTCCGGATGTACGCGCCGGCCATCGAGCCAAGAGGATACGGCCACGCCTTCCTCGATCTCACCGGCACCGGTCGGCTCTTCGGACCCGCCGTGGACGTGGCCGCGCGGGTGCAGCGCGAGGTGTGGCAGCGGCTCCGGCTGCCGGTCTCGGTCGGTGTGGCGGCCAACAAGCTGGTCAGCCAGGCGGCCACCACCGTGGTCAAGCCCGAGCCGCTGCTGGAGGTGCCGGGCGGCGCCGAAGCCAGCTTCCTGGCGCCCCATCCGATCATCGTGCTGCCCGACCTCTCGCCCCGCATCCGGAGCCGGCTGGACGATTACCAGCTCGACCGCATCGGCGAGGTCGCGGCCATCGCCGAGAGCGCGCTCTGCGCCGTCTTCGGCAGTACCGGGCGCACGCTGCGGGCGCGGGCGCGCGGCATCGATCCCCGCCCCGTGCTTCCGCCCGAACGGCAGGCCGAGTTCCACACCGCCCACACGCTGGCCACCGACACCAACGACATCGGCGTGCTCCACCCGCTCCTCCGGCTCCTGAGCGAGCGGCTCGGCCGCCGTCTCCGCCAGGGCAGGCTGGTAGCGCGGCGGCTCAGCGTGGAAGCCACCTACGCGGATCACACCACTGTAGTGCGCGCCGTCCCGCTGCCGGGCGCCATGCTCGATGCCGAGCTTTGGAGCGCCGCGCGCCGCGCCTTTACTCTGGCCAACGCCAAGCGTCTCGCGGTCCGGGCGGTGGCGCTCACGCTGGATCGGCTGGAGGAAGCGGATGCGCAGCTGGAGCTGTGGGAGAGCGGGCAGCAGGATGCGACGGCTCGTCCTTCCGTGCTCGACGGCGCTCGCGCCACTCTTCAGGTCCCCTCCCCGGTTCGCGAGCACGCGCTCCAGGGCGCGATGGATCGGATCCACTCCCGCTACGGCCGCCGCGCCGTGGCCTGGGCGCACGCCGCGCCTTCCAGCAGGGGCTCCGCGCGCATCGTGCTGCTCAAGACGTTCGACGCGAGTTCATCTGCTTCGCTGACTCCTGAGTCAGCAGCGACCAAGGCCACTCTTGCGGCGTCACGCGACTCTGCGATACTATGAGCCAACCGCTCGTGACGGAGCGTCCACGCCCATGCACCTTAGGCCCAACCTCGTCATACGCTTCGCCGCCCTCGCGCTGGTAGCCTGTGCCCCGGCGCGTGGCAGCGCGCAGGTCAAGTCCGGTGAGCAGGATGTCGCAGCCGCGAGCCCCAACACGCTGACCGCCGAGGAGCGCACCGCGGGCTGGCAACTTCTGTTCAATGGGGTGAGCCTGGACGGCTGGAAGGCCAGCGACAAGCCGGGCACGTTCAGCGTGGCACACGGGCAGATCATCGTGCGCGGTCCGACCTCGCACCTCTTCTATCTCGGTCCCGTCCAACATCACGACTTCACTGACTTCGAGCTCAGGCTCGACGTGATGACCTATCCCGGGGCGAACTCCGGGGTCTATTTCCACACGGAGTGGCAGGAAAAGGGGTGGCCCGACAAAGGCTACGAGGTGCAGGTGAACAATTCGCACGCCGACACCAGCCGCACCGCCGGGCTCTGGGGCATCAAGGACAACCCCATCCCCCCCGCCAAAGACAGGACCTGGTTCACTCTTTCGATCACCGTTCAGGGCAAGCACATCGTCACCAAGGTCGATGACAAGGTGATCGTGGACTACACCGAGGAAGACCACCCGGTCCGCCCACCCGAGCTTGCCCACCGCCTGATCTCGCACGGGACGTTTGCCCTCCAGGGACACGACCCCAAGAGCGAGGTGC
It contains:
- a CDS encoding amidohydrolase family protein, which encodes MIRWTVGLAGALGAMVLAAAVPCVAQSVAITGGTVYPVSGPKIEHGTVLLRDGVIVAVGAGVPVPAGATIIDATGRWITPGLIASATTLGIKLFESNAELETEEDTVAGDVNAAVNLADALDPASVTIPVARLQGITTTLAVPSGGLVAGQAVLFDLAGDRLPDLVVRSPAAMVADLSQSSKGAGGGSRAGAAARLRQLLRDAREYQRRKSDFEHARMQPLSAPGPDLEALQPVLEGQLPLLITANRRSDIETALRIGQEFGIHLVMRGAAEGWQMAAELAQARIPVVVEPLTDVPTFDAPGARLDNAALLQAAGATVLIAQTDLAQFRDLRQAAGNAVRTGLGWDAALRAVTLGPAEAFGVGEKYGSLEAGKVADLVVWSGDPFEFASRVEHVFIRGRDLPLVSRQTELLQRYRRLPPAY
- a CDS encoding DUF3011 domain-containing protein, which produces MLSPFRSPSVVLALLAVTVTLRLDAQQSTPTEGCRQAVYARFSGSDSSEVTVGQVSPSVVNWRTARGLSGVCVIEGGRVVRVEAKNLTQPVPVSVTGPLDRNTAALACKNEVSGRMPQVPDGQITVTPGRSDSKGNLGVSWRTPRGAAGTCLVDAQGQVVDFRTIRADPNQPTATGGRSRLTCESRENRRNECPLPESVDVRLVRVISASPCLEGRSWGWDDRKIWVTGGCRAEFELKSKRRPGYDLNRPDAAADLQALRACREEVLRRFPGTPNAQVTTSVASREGEGLIRVDWSMRRGGRGECRINRIGKVVQFRTAPGAPAGGRREDITPGQGPGQGPGQVRQVTCESQGGDRKECAIPSGGRVRLVKVLSDAPCTEGQSWGSDANRIWVTSGCRADFEVESPPR
- a CDS encoding isoprenylcysteine carboxylmethyltransferase family protein, producing MFTLVRAVVYASLFIGLLLVFLPAQVVARSGIAAPGQVGAIQVLGILLAVAGGTLAVSCILTFAFIGRGTPAPFDPPRRLVVRGPYRWVRNPMYVGATTALLGAALYYESLPLFVYGAGFLVLMHLFVIVYEEPTLRRTFGGEYKEYCRRVGRWWPRWV
- a CDS encoding protein kinase gives rise to the protein MTLVPPSLISALQDRYRLERELGQGGMATVYLARDLRHDRDVALKVLRPELSAVLGRERFLTEIRVTAKLDHPHILTLIDSGESNGFLWYVLPLVRGESLRHRLARDRQLGVPEALAIAGAIAGALEYAHQRGVIHRDVKPENILLHEGEPMLTDFGIALALHEAGGERLTETGLSVGTPHYMSPEQATAERRLDSKSDIYSLGAVVYEMLAGEPPFTGATGRAVIAKLMTVPPTPLRTVRDAVPEHIDAAIVRALAKVPADRFPTAAAFGATLRDAPTSGEVGRKRRPTAGRRLPWWAWFAGIGGLAALAFQLVHAHPAPPRPGSELAALDARAEHSLDRRTRAGVVAAITDYSAIVRRDSTHEPAWTGLAKAYVRAYIRNFSLPGISRDSTLRLAVLAVERARAADSGSAEAWVAQAMVSRAVDPTDLTPAFRAIRRALVLDSASGPAWHVLAMSMAETGDFTGAMKAWHRSVTVAPTYAEGAAFLGQAYYWRHQYDSAQAWVDSAVALDANYILPREVGGFVAIEHGDFAKGAAAFDAARRLGDDIEIVNALAGSALAEARAGRLKEARALLRHADSLAAAYSPTPLHTAVWLAEAYAGLGDIDRALPWLASVEDRGDLHSQVHLRCDPPFAPIAADQRFRQLLITPRPPSEAGC
- a CDS encoding radical SAM protein — translated: MTASAARDRPAAQLDLLPGQSAPAGWSLLDQRERGTRFLALSVRSALNTPATTRMGFWSINPYVGCEFGCTYCYARDTHRYAMERHGADGEEPMPAWQAFEKRILVKTDIVEVLARTLDPARLAGHSLVIGTATDAYQPAERRFRLTRGILELLLRYRGLSIGLITKSPLVTRDLGVLQRLSERHEVTVNISLATADPRLARRLELRSPMPAVRLKALRRLTEGGVHAGLLVAPIVPGVTDDRAGLSQLMAAAKAAGARYVVGSALRLGPAARHRFLPVLTREFPHLARRYERHYARREGVSPAYQQALSRRLHELQRLHGFPVDEGMRRKQQLEGHEPRAVPAPEQPSLL
- a CDS encoding DUF1080 domain-containing protein, yielding MHLRPNLVIRFAALALVACAPARGSAQVKSGEQDVAAASPNTLTAEERTAGWQLLFNGVSLDGWKASDKPGTFSVAHGQIIVRGPTSHLFYLGPVQHHDFTDFELRLDVMTYPGANSGVYFHTEWQEKGWPDKGYEVQVNNSHADTSRTAGLWGIKDNPIPPAKDRTWFTLSITVQGKHIVTKVDDKVIVDYTEEDHPVRPPELAHRLISHGTFALQGHDPKSEVHYRNIKVRVL